One Actinomadura viridis genomic region harbors:
- the disA gene encoding DNA integrity scanning diadenylate cyclase DisA, producing MPAHDKGHDERRRATLAAVAPGTAIRDGLERILRGHTGGLIVLGYDKLVEELCTGGFELDVEFSATRLRELAKMDGAIVLDGSHTRIVRAAVHLVPDSTIPTEESGTRHRTAERVARQTGYPVISVSQSMHIIALYLDGIRYVMEDSAAILSKANQALATLERYKLRLDEVSGTLSALEIEDLVTVRDVSAVVQRLEMVRRIADEIEGYVVELGTDGRLLSLQLDELVSGVDVDRELIVRDYPSAGARDRGFDSVLAALDRLSANELLDLSTVAEVMGFAGPDALDLPVSPKGFRLLAKVPRLPGLVVERLVEHFGGLQKLLAAGIDDLQGVGGVGEARARSVREGLSRLAESSILERYV from the coding sequence GTGCCAGCACACGACAAAGGTCATGATGAACGCCGCCGGGCCACGCTCGCCGCGGTGGCCCCGGGCACGGCGATCCGCGACGGACTGGAGCGGATCCTGCGGGGGCACACCGGCGGGCTGATCGTGCTCGGCTACGACAAGCTCGTCGAGGAGCTGTGCACGGGCGGCTTCGAGCTCGACGTCGAGTTCTCCGCCACGCGGCTGCGCGAGCTCGCCAAGATGGACGGCGCGATCGTGCTCGACGGCTCGCACACGCGGATCGTCCGCGCCGCGGTCCATCTGGTGCCGGACTCGACGATCCCCACCGAGGAGTCGGGCACCCGCCACCGCACCGCCGAGCGGGTGGCCCGCCAGACCGGCTACCCCGTCATCTCGGTGAGCCAGTCGATGCACATCATCGCGCTCTACCTCGACGGGATCCGCTACGTCATGGAGGACTCGGCGGCCATCCTGTCCAAGGCCAACCAGGCCCTCGCCACGCTCGAACGCTACAAGCTGCGGCTCGACGAGGTCTCCGGCACGCTCTCCGCCCTGGAGATCGAGGACCTGGTGACCGTGCGGGACGTCAGCGCGGTCGTGCAGCGGCTGGAGATGGTGCGCCGCATCGCCGACGAGATCGAGGGCTACGTCGTCGAGCTCGGCACCGACGGGCGGCTGCTCTCCCTCCAGCTCGACGAACTGGTCTCGGGCGTGGACGTCGACCGCGAGCTGATCGTGCGCGACTACCCGTCCGCCGGCGCCCGCGACCGCGGTTTCGACAGCGTCCTGGCCGCCCTGGACCGGCTGTCGGCCAACGAGCTGCTCGACCTGTCCACGGTCGCCGAGGTGATGGGCTTCGCCGGCCCCGACGCGCTCGACCTCCCGGTCAGCCCCAAGGGCTTCCGGCTGCTGGCCAAGGTCCCCCGCCTCCCCGGGCTGGTGGTCGAACGGCTCGTGGAGCACTTCGGCGGGCTGCAGAAGCTCCTGGCCGCCGGCATCGACGACCTCCAGGGCGTCGGCGGCGTGGGCGAGGCCCGTGCGCGCAGCGTCCGGGAGGGGCTGTCCCGGCTGGCCGAGTCCTCGATCCTGGAGCGCTACGTCTGA
- the radA gene encoding DNA repair protein RadA, whose amino-acid sequence MAKAKTAKPAYRCAECGWQTSKWVGRCGECQVWGSVTEAGSATPARVVAAGAVSSPALPIGKVDVRSSQTRPTGLDELDRVLGGGLVPGAVVLLAGEPGIGKSTLLLEVAALASTPRRGDGAPASPPPPGGPDALGGAGGPGTPPGGPAGARSPVLYITGEESAEQVRLRADRVGAITDDLYLAAETELSAVLGHVEQVEPTLMVVDSIQTIGTSEADGAPGGVTQIREVTANLIRVAKERGITVVLVGHVTKEGAIAGPRLLEHLVDVVLYFEGDRHSRLRMIRAVKNRYGPTDELGCFDLSEVGIVGLPDPSGLFLTRREEPVPGTCVTVTLEGRRPLVAEVQALVAKSHLPSPRRATSGLDTSRVAMVLAVLAQRCKISMHEQDVYVSTVGGVRLSETSVDLALALAVAGSTVEQALSGSLIALGEVGLAGEVRVVPGVQRRLGEATRLGFKHAVVPRGSLELGDGTPLKRADPQLMSYEGMKVMEVDSLQQALQVAFTAP is encoded by the coding sequence ATGGCGAAGGCGAAGACGGCGAAGCCGGCGTACCGCTGCGCGGAGTGCGGCTGGCAGACCTCCAAGTGGGTGGGCCGCTGCGGCGAGTGCCAGGTGTGGGGTTCGGTCACCGAGGCCGGCTCCGCCACCCCCGCCCGCGTCGTGGCCGCGGGGGCGGTCAGCTCCCCGGCCCTGCCGATCGGCAAGGTCGACGTCCGCTCCTCCCAGACCCGTCCGACCGGCCTGGACGAACTCGACCGGGTCCTCGGCGGCGGCCTCGTGCCGGGCGCCGTCGTCCTGCTGGCCGGAGAGCCCGGCATCGGCAAGTCCACCCTGCTCCTGGAAGTGGCCGCGCTCGCCTCCACCCCCAGGCGGGGCGACGGCGCCCCCGCCTCGCCACCGCCGCCCGGCGGCCCCGATGCCCTCGGCGGCGCCGGCGGTCCGGGCACGCCGCCCGGCGGCCCCGCCGGCGCCCGCAGCCCGGTCCTGTACATCACCGGCGAGGAGTCGGCCGAGCAGGTCCGGCTGCGCGCCGACCGGGTCGGCGCCATCACCGACGACCTCTACCTGGCCGCCGAGACCGAGCTGTCGGCCGTCCTCGGGCACGTCGAGCAGGTCGAGCCCACCCTCATGGTCGTCGACTCGATCCAGACGATCGGCACCTCCGAGGCCGACGGGGCGCCCGGCGGCGTCACCCAGATCCGCGAGGTCACCGCCAACCTCATCCGGGTCGCCAAGGAACGCGGCATCACCGTGGTCCTGGTCGGCCACGTCACCAAGGAGGGCGCCATCGCCGGGCCCCGCCTGCTGGAGCACCTGGTGGACGTGGTGCTCTACTTCGAGGGCGACCGGCACAGCCGGCTCCGGATGATCCGCGCCGTGAAGAACCGCTACGGCCCCACCGACGAGCTGGGCTGCTTCGACCTCTCCGAGGTGGGCATCGTCGGGCTGCCCGACCCCAGCGGGCTGTTCCTGACCCGCCGCGAGGAGCCGGTGCCCGGCACCTGCGTGACCGTCACCCTGGAAGGCCGCCGGCCGCTGGTCGCCGAGGTGCAGGCCCTGGTGGCCAAGTCGCACCTGCCCTCGCCCCGCCGCGCCACGTCCGGGCTGGACACCTCCCGGGTCGCGATGGTCCTGGCCGTGCTGGCCCAGCGCTGCAAGATCTCCATGCACGAGCAGGACGTGTACGTCTCGACGGTCGGCGGGGTGCGGCTGTCGGAGACCTCGGTCGACCTCGCCCTGGCCCTGGCGGTGGCTGGCTCCACCGTGGAGCAGGCCCTGTCCGGCAGCCTGATCGCGCTGGGCGAGGTCGGGCTCGCCGGTGAAGTGCGGGTCGTCCCCGGCGTGCAGCGGCGCCTGGGCGAGGCGACACGGCTCGGTTTCAAGCACGCCGTGGTGCCGCGCGGATCGCTCGAACTGGGCGATGGGACCCCCCTCAAGCGCGCGGATCCGCAACTGATGAGCTATGAAGGCATGAAAGTGATGGAAGTGGACAGCCTGCAGCAGGCGTTGCAGGTCGCCTTCACGGCGCCGTGA
- a CDS encoding alpha/beta fold hydrolase, with amino-acid sequence MGRAGRTGRGILTATALGAGAAGLGAAGAGLAVQRRALHRLRLRPDPYAGEPFGSLRGRPVTVRTADGVRLHAEIDGEDRTDLAIVFCHGWALTQDSWHFQRRALSGLGRLVFWDQRGHGRSDGGDRAAYVLPRLAHDLAAVIEGTVPPRTPVVLVGHSMGGMTIMRFADEFPGLIGSKVIATGLVCTSSGSLAEVTLGLPVALTRATRRVLPAALRAAGAGSAVIERVRDLGRAGSMLIEDLVAFGPDAGPAAVAFTERMISGTRMDAFLGFLHSMITHEVISECGALGGAETLVIAAEHDRLTPVGHALKIAGCLPAARLEIVPSAGHMAMLERPAVVSGHLAELIGSARGSLAGRP; translated from the coding sequence ATGGGCCGGGCCGGCAGGACGGGCCGCGGGATCCTCACGGCGACCGCGCTCGGCGCGGGAGCGGCCGGCCTGGGCGCCGCCGGGGCCGGCCTGGCGGTGCAGCGCCGGGCCCTGCACCGGCTGCGGCTCCGCCCCGACCCGTACGCGGGCGAGCCGTTCGGGTCGCTGCGCGGGCGGCCGGTGACGGTGCGCACCGCGGACGGCGTCCGGCTGCACGCGGAGATCGACGGCGAGGACCGCACCGATCTGGCGATCGTCTTCTGCCACGGCTGGGCCCTCACCCAGGACTCCTGGCACTTCCAGCGCAGGGCGCTGAGCGGGCTGGGCCGGCTGGTCTTCTGGGACCAGCGCGGGCACGGCCGTTCCGACGGCGGCGACCGCGCCGCCTACGTGCTGCCCAGGCTGGCGCACGACCTGGCGGCGGTCATCGAGGGCACCGTCCCGCCGCGGACCCCGGTGGTGCTGGTCGGCCATTCCATGGGCGGCATGACGATCATGCGGTTCGCCGACGAGTTCCCCGGCCTGATCGGGAGCAAGGTGATCGCCACCGGCCTGGTGTGCACGTCGTCGGGCTCGCTCGCCGAGGTCACGCTGGGCCTGCCGGTCGCGCTGACCCGGGCCACGCGCCGGGTGCTGCCCGCGGCCCTGCGCGCGGCCGGCGCCGGGTCGGCGGTCATCGAGCGGGTACGCGACCTGGGCCGGGCCGGTTCCATGCTGATCGAGGACCTGGTGGCGTTCGGCCCGGACGCCGGGCCCGCCGCGGTGGCCTTCACCGAACGGATGATCTCGGGGACCCGGATGGACGCGTTCCTCGGCTTCCTCCACTCGATGATCACTCATGAGGTGATCAGCGAGTGCGGCGCCCTGGGCGGGGCCGAGACGCTGGTGATCGCCGCCGAGCACGACCGGCTCACCCCGGTCGGCCACGCGCTCAAGATCGCCGGATGTCTGCCGGCCGCCCGGCTGGAGATCGTCCCGTCCGCCGGGCACATGGCCATGCTGGAGCGCCCGGCGGTCGTCTCGGGCCATCTGGCCGAGCTGATCGGAAGCGCCCGCGGCTCCCTCGCCGGCCGCCCCTGA
- a CDS encoding class I SAM-dependent methyltransferase, protein MAEIAPGAVPSPNIWNSPRVYELENRAVDPDGVLDSAMRAIRPWAGATVLDVGCGTGFHLPFFAREGAQVIGVEPHSGLAAAARRRVRDLPNVTVRVGAAQALPLPDASVDVVHARWAYFFGPGCEPGLAELDRVVRRGGAIFIIDNDATRSTFGGWFRRSLPSYDPAAVERFWTRRGFRREPLTIRWSFGDRADLAAVLRIEFPPELAGEVLREHEGCEVDYAVNLWWRYA, encoded by the coding sequence GTGGCCGAGATCGCTCCGGGGGCCGTACCGAGCCCCAACATCTGGAACTCGCCGCGGGTGTACGAGCTCGAGAACCGCGCCGTGGACCCCGACGGCGTCCTCGATTCGGCGATGCGCGCGATCCGGCCCTGGGCCGGGGCGACGGTCCTCGACGTCGGCTGCGGCACGGGCTTCCACCTGCCCTTCTTCGCCCGCGAGGGCGCCCAGGTGATCGGGGTCGAACCGCATTCCGGGCTGGCCGCGGCGGCCCGCCGGCGCGTCCGCGACCTGCCGAACGTCACCGTCCGGGTCGGCGCGGCGCAGGCGTTGCCGCTTCCGGACGCCTCGGTGGACGTGGTCCACGCCCGGTGGGCGTACTTCTTCGGGCCCGGGTGCGAGCCGGGGCTGGCCGAGCTGGACCGGGTGGTGCGGCGCGGCGGCGCGATCTTCATCATCGACAACGACGCCACCCGGTCCACCTTCGGCGGCTGGTTCCGCCGGAGCCTGCCCTCCTACGACCCCGCGGCGGTGGAGCGGTTCTGGACGCGGCGCGGCTTCCGGCGGGAGCCGCTGACGATCCGGTGGTCGTTCGGCGACCGCGCCGACCTGGCCGCGGTCCTGCGGATCGAGTTCCCGCCCGAGCTGGCCGGCGAGGTCCTGCGCGAGCACGAGGGATGCGAGGTGGACTACGCGGTGAATCTGTGGTGGCGTTACGCCTGA
- a CDS encoding sugar phosphate isomerase/epimerase family protein, whose translation MTPQHNGAATPAVRVPDAPITLSTASVYPEKVPSAFEIAALLGYDGIEVMVSTDASSQDLNVLRRLSDYHQVPIKSIHAPCLLLTQRVWGREPWGKLVRSKEVAEELGAEVVVVHPPFRWQREYAREFVEGLARMQEETDVLFAVENMFPLKARGAEAGMYLPDWNPVDQDYPYVTLDLSHTAVSGSDAVDMAGDLGDRLRHIHLADGVGVTNKDEHLVPGRGNQPCGPMLEKLADDGYRGHIVLEVNTRRAATRADRMEDLAEALAFARLHLAAADHTWEVTPGGEVSRRSVR comes from the coding sequence TTGACCCCGCAGCACAACGGCGCCGCAACCCCGGCCGTCCGCGTACCGGACGCGCCGATCACGTTGTCCACCGCGTCGGTCTACCCCGAGAAGGTGCCCAGCGCCTTCGAGATCGCCGCGCTGCTCGGGTACGACGGCATCGAGGTCATGGTCTCCACCGACGCCTCCTCGCAGGACCTCAACGTGCTGCGCCGGCTCTCCGACTACCACCAGGTCCCGATCAAGTCGATCCACGCGCCCTGCCTGCTGCTCACCCAGCGGGTCTGGGGCCGCGAGCCCTGGGGCAAGCTGGTGCGTTCCAAGGAGGTCGCCGAGGAGCTGGGCGCCGAGGTGGTCGTGGTGCACCCGCCGTTCCGCTGGCAGCGCGAGTACGCCCGGGAGTTCGTCGAGGGGCTCGCCCGGATGCAGGAGGAGACCGACGTCCTGTTCGCGGTCGAGAACATGTTCCCGCTCAAGGCGCGCGGTGCCGAGGCGGGCATGTACCTCCCCGACTGGAACCCGGTCGACCAGGACTACCCGTACGTGACGCTGGACCTGTCGCACACCGCGGTCTCGGGCTCCGACGCCGTCGACATGGCCGGTGACCTCGGCGACCGGCTGCGCCACATCCACCTGGCCGACGGCGTCGGCGTCACCAACAAGGACGAGCACCTGGTGCCGGGCCGCGGCAACCAGCCGTGCGGCCCGATGCTGGAGAAGCTGGCCGACGACGGCTACCGCGGCCACATCGTGCTGGAGGTCAACACCCGCCGCGCGGCGACCCGCGCCGACCGGATGGAGGACCTGGCCGAGGCGCTGGCGTTCGCCCGCCTCCACCTGGCCGCCGCCGACCACACCTGGGAGGTCACGCCCGGCGGCGAGGTCTCCCGCCGGAGCGTGCGGTGA